In a genomic window of Agrobacterium tumefaciens:
- a CDS encoding YceI family protein produces the protein MKRFTFITAATVAGFFMAGSALVADSYEIDPTHAWVGFKTNHAGWAKAHGSFKAVSGTISFDKDDVTKSSVKIILEAASVDTNDEKRNTHLKSPDFFNAEEFPQITFESTAIEKTGEKTAKVTGDLTMVGTTKPVVLDVTWNSDSPLPWDANTIKTGFSASGSLKGTDFGIAKMTDFGIGPDIAIDIDLEAVKK, from the coding sequence ATGAAACGCTTTACCTTCATCACCGCCGCAACCGTCGCCGGTTTCTTTATGGCCGGATCTGCGCTGGTAGCCGATAGCTACGAAATCGATCCGACCCACGCATGGGTTGGTTTCAAGACCAATCACGCCGGCTGGGCAAAGGCTCATGGTTCTTTCAAGGCCGTCTCGGGAACGATCTCCTTCGATAAGGACGACGTCACCAAAAGCAGCGTGAAGATTATTCTCGAAGCTGCAAGCGTCGACACCAACGATGAAAAGCGCAACACGCATCTCAAGAGCCCCGATTTCTTTAACGCCGAGGAGTTCCCGCAGATCACGTTCGAAAGCACTGCCATCGAGAAGACTGGCGAAAAGACTGCCAAGGTGACCGGCGATCTGACAATGGTCGGCACCACCAAGCCGGTTGTTCTGGATGTGACATGGAACTCTGACTCACCGCTTCCCTGGGATGCAAACACGATCAAGACCGGTTTTTCCGCGTCGGGCTCGCTGAAGGGCACGGACTTCGGCATCGCCAAAATGACCGATTTCGGTATCGGCCCGGATATCGCGATCGACATCGATCTGGAAGCCGTCAAGAAGTAA
- a CDS encoding cupin domain-containing protein, protein MQEGAKSNMMVPDDTEELRQLYADFEAEHLKPLWTQIDDLMPVIPNPKAEPHVWKWSRLYPLAKRSGDLVPVGRGGERRAIGLANPGLGGRAYVSPTLWAAIQYLGPRETAPEHRHAQNAFRFVVEGEGVWTVVNGDPVRMSRGDFLLTPGWHFHGHHNSTDSPMAWIDGLDIPFSYQNDVGFFEFGSERVTDYATPRFSRGERLWSHPGLRPLSGLAATVSSPIGAYRWEHTDRALTEQLLLEEEGQPATVAQGHAAVRYVNPTTGGDVMPTIRAEFHRLRAGTVTPGRREVGSSVFQVFEGSGAVLLNGKEHRLEKGDMFVVPSWVQWILQAESEFDLFRFSDAPIMERLHFARTQIDERQA, encoded by the coding sequence ATGCAGGAAGGCGCAAAAAGCAATATGATGGTGCCGGATGACACGGAGGAACTGCGGCAGCTCTACGCTGACTTCGAAGCGGAACATCTGAAGCCCCTGTGGACACAGATCGACGATCTGATGCCTGTTATCCCGAACCCCAAGGCCGAGCCGCATGTCTGGAAGTGGTCAAGGCTCTATCCGCTAGCCAAACGCTCGGGTGATCTCGTGCCGGTTGGACGCGGCGGCGAGCGACGGGCGATCGGGCTGGCCAATCCGGGACTTGGTGGCCGAGCCTATGTAAGTCCGACCCTGTGGGCGGCCATACAATATTTGGGTCCGCGGGAAACGGCGCCAGAGCACCGTCACGCGCAAAATGCCTTCCGCTTCGTCGTTGAAGGCGAGGGGGTGTGGACGGTGGTTAATGGAGATCCGGTGCGCATGAGCCGCGGCGATTTTCTTTTGACGCCCGGTTGGCATTTTCACGGACACCACAACAGCACTGACTCACCCATGGCTTGGATCGACGGACTAGACATTCCGTTTTCCTATCAGAACGACGTCGGGTTTTTCGAGTTCGGGTCAGAAAGGGTTACCGACTACGCGACGCCCAGGTTTTCGCGCGGTGAGCGCCTCTGGTCCCATCCCGGATTGCGCCCTCTATCTGGTTTGGCCGCGACGGTTTCGTCTCCGATCGGAGCTTATCGATGGGAGCATACGGACCGCGCGTTGACGGAACAACTGCTTCTCGAGGAGGAGGGGCAACCGGCAACCGTTGCTCAGGGACATGCCGCTGTCCGCTATGTCAATCCCACCACCGGTGGTGACGTCATGCCGACGATACGGGCCGAGTTCCACAGGCTGCGCGCCGGGACCGTAACGCCGGGCCGACGGGAAGTTGGGTCTTCGGTATTCCAGGTTTTCGAAGGCTCGGGAGCGGTGCTGTTGAACGGCAAGGAGCACAGGCTGGAAAAGGGCGACATGTTTGTCGTTCCCTCGTGGGTGCAGTGGATATTGCAGGCCGAGAGCGAGTTCGATCTGTTCCGGTTTTCCGACGCGCCAATCATGGAGCGCCTTCATTTCGCGCGAACCCAGATAGACGAACGGCAAGCTTAA
- a CDS encoding maleylpyruvate isomerase N-terminal domain-containing protein, translating to MNADDLSGTSMVPGWTRRHVVAYVGYHARFLARIVDAARRGLHQEELVEPEAQNEDLDFGATLPDHALRYLFKHSAIHLDVEWRDANETHWAQRVEALSGDEVAVSDTPWLRAREIWLRAMDLGAGASVYDVPIPMAWRLLQENAGDLAQGAGYSIKLRPTDHEGEIVVGAGQFEVRGRLHDLLRWASGRGAAGVIVDPTVPVPHLW from the coding sequence ATGAATGCCGACGACCTTTCAGGAACTTCGATGGTTCCCGGCTGGACGAGGCGACATGTCGTTGCTTACGTCGGCTACCATGCACGGTTCCTGGCTCGCATCGTAGACGCGGCGAGGCGTGGGCTGCATCAAGAGGAACTTGTGGAGCCCGAGGCGCAAAACGAGGATCTGGATTTCGGGGCCACCTTGCCAGACCACGCCCTGCGTTACCTTTTCAAGCATTCTGCAATACATCTTGACGTTGAGTGGCGCGATGCGAACGAGACGCATTGGGCGCAACGTGTCGAAGCGCTTTCCGGGGACGAAGTGGCGGTCTCGGACACGCCCTGGCTCAGGGCCAGGGAGATATGGCTGCGGGCGATGGATTTGGGCGCCGGCGCTTCGGTTTACGATGTTCCGATACCGATGGCTTGGCGCCTGCTTCAAGAGAACGCTGGCGATCTCGCGCAAGGGGCGGGGTATTCAATCAAGCTGCGGCCGACCGACCACGAGGGTGAAATCGTCGTTGGCGCGGGTCAGTTTGAAGTCCGTGGCCGCCTTCACGATCTGCTACGTTGGGCAAGCGGGAGAGGCGCTGCCGGCGTGATCGTCGACCCGACAGTTCCTGTTCCGCATTTGTGGTAA
- a CDS encoding IclR family transcriptional regulator: protein MSNSDDQDMGGAGNARGGIQALDAALVVLKSLAGFDGPVALVDIARTVSMPPSKVHRYLASFIHAGFVRQAERSGRYELGPISATLGIAALGRIDIVNQASERLSDLAEQTGMTVLLTVWGNQGATVIRWCRAPSPMVTSFGLGSTLPLLTSSSGRAFLAYLPRTVIAPRLRLEIERAMEAGLSWPDLDLTEASIDRLIVSIRKDGFAYVDGKYVPGLRAVAAPILNWQGEAEAAVTLISTSNQIFEADNPAVKALLSFVTAVSSAAKVDTAAQL from the coding sequence ATGAGCAATTCGGACGATCAGGACATGGGTGGCGCCGGCAATGCGCGGGGTGGTATCCAGGCACTGGATGCCGCGCTCGTAGTTTTGAAAAGTCTCGCGGGTTTCGATGGCCCTGTCGCTCTGGTAGATATTGCCCGAACGGTATCCATGCCTCCGAGCAAGGTGCACCGGTATCTGGCAAGCTTCATCCATGCAGGTTTCGTTCGGCAGGCAGAACGCTCCGGGCGCTACGAACTTGGCCCGATTTCAGCGACACTCGGAATTGCAGCTCTCGGGCGTATCGACATCGTCAATCAGGCATCGGAGCGCCTTTCCGACCTCGCCGAGCAGACCGGCATGACCGTCCTTTTGACCGTTTGGGGCAACCAGGGCGCGACGGTCATCAGGTGGTGCAGGGCACCCAGCCCGATGGTGACGTCGTTCGGGCTTGGAAGCACTCTTCCGTTGCTAACATCATCGAGCGGGCGTGCCTTTCTCGCTTATCTTCCACGCACTGTGATCGCGCCGCGCCTGCGGCTGGAGATCGAGCGGGCCATGGAAGCCGGCCTCTCATGGCCCGATCTGGATCTTACGGAGGCAAGCATCGATCGACTGATCGTTTCGATCCGAAAAGACGGATTTGCATATGTTGATGGCAAATACGTGCCGGGCCTCAGGGCGGTGGCCGCGCCGATATTGAACTGGCAGGGCGAGGCCGAGGCGGCCGTGACGCTGATCAGCACCTCTAATCAGATTTTCGAGGCCGACAATCCAGCCGTAAAGGCGCTGCTGTCGTTTGTTACAGCCGTATCGAGCGCGGCGAAAGTCGATACGGCCGCGCAGTTATAG